The following proteins are encoded in a genomic region of Clarias gariepinus isolate MV-2021 ecotype Netherlands chromosome 12, CGAR_prim_01v2, whole genome shotgun sequence:
- the LOC128534023 gene encoding THAP domain-containing protein 6-like isoform X1, with translation MPDFCAAYGCSNERNEKTKQQGITFHRFPSDKQRRQSWAIALRREGFEPKGRTVLCSCHFRPEDFDKTGQTVRLRQGAIPSIFKFPDHLPKQPSLSRLSSTSNKATEESPQPSSNMPVMGFVGQDLVHKSISDHQYALEPVKAKEKLAVYQENMEKLRRDLRNAKDRERRQKKTVSSLLEDLKKNKMLTEELLQNKPVQFKCFN, from the exons ATGCCGGACTTTTGTGCTGCATATGGATGTTCGAacgaaagaaatgaaaaaaccAAACAGCAAGGGATAACATTTCACAG atTCCCAAGTGATAAACAGAGGCGTCAGTCATGGGCAATAGCACTCAGGAGAGAGGGGTTTGAGCCAAAAGGTCGCACCGTACTGTGCAGCTGTCACTTTCGGCCTGAAGATTTTGATAAGACTGGACAGACAGTCCGTTTACGGCAAGGAGCGATCCCATCCATTTTCAAGTTTCCTGATCATCTTCCAAAG CAGCCTAGTTTATCAAGGTTAAGCAGCACGTCAAACAAGGCAACTGAAGAATCTCCACAGCCAAGTTCTAACATGCCTGTCATGGGATTTGTAGGACAAGACCTCGTTCATAAGTCAATCTCT gatCATCAGTATGCCCTTGAGCCAGTGAAAGCAAAAGAGAAGTTGGCCGTGTATCAAGAGAACATGGAGAAGTTACGACGGGACTTGAGAAATGCGAAGGACCGGGAAAGGAGACAAAAGAAGACAGTGAGCTCCTTGTTGGAggatttgaaaaaaaacaaaatgctaaCAGAGGaactgttacaaaataaaccagtacaattcaaatgttttaattaa
- the LOC128534023 gene encoding THAP domain-containing protein 6-like isoform X2 yields the protein MPDFCAAYGCSNERNEKTKQQGITFHRFPSDKQRRQSWAIALRREGFEPKGRTVLCSCHFRPEDFDKTGQTVRLRQGAIPSIFKFPDHLPKPSLSRLSSTSNKATEESPQPSSNMPVMGFVGQDLVHKSISDHQYALEPVKAKEKLAVYQENMEKLRRDLRNAKDRERRQKKTVSSLLEDLKKNKMLTEELLQNKPVQFKCFN from the exons ATGCCGGACTTTTGTGCTGCATATGGATGTTCGAacgaaagaaatgaaaaaaccAAACAGCAAGGGATAACATTTCACAG atTCCCAAGTGATAAACAGAGGCGTCAGTCATGGGCAATAGCACTCAGGAGAGAGGGGTTTGAGCCAAAAGGTCGCACCGTACTGTGCAGCTGTCACTTTCGGCCTGAAGATTTTGATAAGACTGGACAGACAGTCCGTTTACGGCAAGGAGCGATCCCATCCATTTTCAAGTTTCCTGATCATCTTCCAAAG CCTAGTTTATCAAGGTTAAGCAGCACGTCAAACAAGGCAACTGAAGAATCTCCACAGCCAAGTTCTAACATGCCTGTCATGGGATTTGTAGGACAAGACCTCGTTCATAAGTCAATCTCT gatCATCAGTATGCCCTTGAGCCAGTGAAAGCAAAAGAGAAGTTGGCCGTGTATCAAGAGAACATGGAGAAGTTACGACGGGACTTGAGAAATGCGAAGGACCGGGAAAGGAGACAAAAGAAGACAGTGAGCTCCTTGTTGGAggatttgaaaaaaaacaaaatgctaaCAGAGGaactgttacaaaataaaccagtacaattcaaatgttttaattaa